Proteins encoded within one genomic window of Paenibacillus rhizovicinus:
- the nrdE gene encoding class 1b ribonucleoside-diphosphate reductase subunit alpha gives MSYIESNNMILQKHEDGFYQLEHDQDAIWKFQAEVNSKMKKFKTPEQRFKWLVRHKYYYKQLLKEYSMEDILEIHNLARSFNFGFKSFMAISKFYQDYALMTNNKQQYLETYEDHNTIVALYYAAGRMDRARRYIATLMKQRYQPATPSYMNAGRARRGELVSCFLLIADDSLNSINYVLNCCGQLSKVGGGVSVNLSNLRAMSDPIQGYEGAAKGIMVVAKLMEDTFSAWDQMGQRNGSGAGYVSIFHLDADMLLHSKKHNADEKIRLKKLSTGLVVPHIFFELAERGEDFYQFSPYDIKKEYGIQMTDVDFDKMYYDLVANENIRKSEPKDTVDYLNEIAKQQVETGYPYLMYQTNANKFHPLRNLGNVSFSNLCTEIMQLIEVSEINDWGKKHTIRRDINCVLGSLNAYNVMIDEAIEESVYDGMDMLTDVVRLSNVKNAPGVAKANREMHSVGLGLMNLHGYLASQLIGYESNYALEFVTAFYNAMNYYSLKRSMEIAIELGETFEGFEKSDYADGSYFDHYLTTDYRPTTDRVKALFGSQRLPGPEDWTWLKGEVIKHGIYHSYRLAGAPTQSISYIQNSTQGFMPITDQVETRAYEKSKTYYPMPHLSRQNHFAYKSAYKMDMFNLIDIVAAAQVHVDQAISCILFVDSDIPTNELAMYYVYAAKKGLKSLYYTRSRELAKEECEACAV, from the coding sequence TTGAGTTACATCGAATCGAATAACATGATTCTGCAAAAGCACGAAGACGGCTTTTATCAACTGGAGCATGATCAAGATGCGATATGGAAGTTCCAGGCCGAAGTGAATTCGAAAATGAAGAAATTCAAAACGCCGGAGCAACGCTTCAAGTGGCTGGTCAGGCACAAATATTATTACAAGCAGCTGCTGAAGGAATACAGCATGGAGGATATCTTAGAGATCCACAACCTTGCTCGCTCTTTCAATTTCGGCTTCAAGAGCTTTATGGCGATCAGCAAGTTCTATCAGGACTATGCACTGATGACCAATAACAAGCAGCAATATCTTGAGACCTACGAGGATCATAACACGATCGTGGCGCTGTATTACGCAGCCGGCCGCATGGATCGTGCTCGCCGCTATATTGCGACGCTCATGAAGCAGCGTTACCAGCCGGCGACGCCTTCTTACATGAACGCTGGCCGTGCCCGCAGAGGCGAGCTGGTGTCTTGCTTCTTGCTGATCGCTGATGATTCGCTCAACAGTATCAACTACGTGCTCAACTGCTGCGGACAGCTTTCCAAGGTCGGCGGTGGAGTGTCCGTCAATCTCTCGAATCTCCGGGCCATGTCCGATCCGATCCAAGGCTACGAGGGCGCCGCAAAGGGCATCATGGTCGTCGCCAAGCTCATGGAGGATACTTTCTCCGCCTGGGATCAAATGGGGCAGCGTAACGGCAGCGGGGCGGGCTACGTGTCCATCTTCCACCTGGACGCTGACATGCTCTTGCATTCCAAGAAGCATAACGCCGATGAGAAGATTCGCCTGAAGAAACTTTCGACAGGACTTGTCGTGCCGCACATCTTCTTTGAGCTTGCTGAACGTGGCGAAGACTTCTATCAATTCAGCCCTTACGATATCAAGAAAGAGTACGGCATCCAAATGACCGACGTGGACTTCGACAAGATGTACTACGATTTGGTGGCCAATGAGAACATCCGGAAAAGCGAACCGAAGGACACGGTCGATTATCTGAACGAAATCGCCAAGCAGCAGGTCGAAACAGGCTACCCGTATCTCATGTATCAAACGAATGCGAATAAGTTCCACCCGCTTCGTAATCTCGGTAATGTCTCGTTCTCGAATCTCTGCACAGAGATCATGCAGCTGATCGAAGTGTCAGAGATCAATGACTGGGGCAAGAAGCATACGATCCGCAGAGACATTAACTGCGTCCTCGGCTCCTTGAATGCCTACAACGTCATGATTGACGAAGCGATCGAAGAGTCGGTTTACGACGGCATGGATATGTTGACCGACGTGGTACGCCTCTCGAACGTCAAGAACGCTCCTGGTGTAGCGAAAGCAAATCGTGAAATGCACAGCGTTGGTCTTGGACTTATGAACCTGCACGGCTATCTGGCCAGCCAGCTGATTGGTTATGAGAGCAACTATGCACTGGAATTCGTTACGGCCTTCTACAATGCCATGAACTATTACAGTTTGAAGCGCTCCATGGAGATCGCAATCGAACTTGGCGAGACATTCGAAGGGTTTGAGAAAAGTGACTACGCTGACGGCAGCTACTTCGATCATTACCTGACAACGGATTACCGCCCAACGACGGACCGTGTCAAAGCGCTGTTCGGATCGCAGCGACTGCCGGGACCAGAAGATTGGACATGGCTGAAGGGCGAAGTCATTAAGCACGGTATCTACCATAGCTACCGTCTTGCCGGGGCGCCGACCCAAAGTATTTCCTATATCCAAAACAGTACCCAAGGGTTTATGCCAATTACAGACCAGGTGGAGACACGGGCTTATGAAAAATCCAAAACATATTATCCAATGCCGCACCTGTCCAGGCAGAATCACTTCGCCTACAAGAGCGCATACAAGATGGACATGTTTAATCTGATCGATATTGTGGCCGCTGCACAGGTGCATGTGGACCAAGCGATCAGCTGCATCCTTTTCGTGGACTCTGATATTCCAACGAACGAGCTTGCAATGTATTACGTCTACGCTGCCAAGAAGGGGCTAAAGAGCCTGTACTACACACGGTCCCGTGAATTGGCTAAAGAGGAGTGTGAAGCTTGTGCCGTTTAA
- the nrdI gene encoding class Ib ribonucleoside-diphosphate reductase assembly flavoprotein NrdI, whose translation MVVFNSFTGKVRRFVNKLGLPIREIEDGLIIDEPFVAVTYTCGFGEAPEDMLRFLDRNRSMLRGIAASGSRNWPKFAHAADVIAARYHVPVLHRFELAGSPSDVEKFLERVSDLELHRIE comes from the coding sequence ATGGTTGTCTTTAACAGTTTCACCGGAAAGGTGAGGCGGTTTGTCAATAAGCTCGGACTGCCGATAAGGGAAATCGAAGATGGATTAATCATCGACGAACCCTTTGTGGCAGTCACATATACATGTGGCTTTGGAGAAGCCCCGGAGGACATGCTGCGATTCCTTGATCGCAATCGCAGCATGCTGCGAGGCATTGCGGCTAGTGGGAGTCGGAACTGGCCGAAATTCGCACATGCAGCGGATGTCATTGCTGCCCGCTACCATGTGCCGGTTCTCCATCGATTTGAGCTTGCCGGTAGTCCAAGTGATGTAGAAAAATTTTTGGAGAGGGTGAGTGATCTTGAGTTACATCGAATCGAATAA
- a CDS encoding histidine kinase has protein sequence MMTVKPILMGAENPEGLKLEDVLDQLCNEVAHKINKIINDPSPQAKLVVRNNQAIIEHLGAAAVLQKSSYVVLDAMKANEGPTGQPRIGNTNS, from the coding sequence GTGATGACGGTGAAGCCAATCTTAATGGGGGCAGAAAATCCGGAAGGATTGAAGCTCGAGGATGTGCTGGACCAGCTCTGCAATGAAGTGGCTCATAAGATCAACAAGATCATCAATGATCCGTCACCTCAAGCCAAGCTCGTCGTCCGGAACAACCAGGCAATTATCGAGCACTTGGGGGCGGCCGCAGTTCTACAGAAATCCAGCTACGTCGTTCTTGATGCTATGAAGGCCAACGAAGGCCCGACCGGCCAACCAAGAATCGGCAACACGAACTCGTAG
- a CDS encoding DnaB-like helicase C-terminal domain-containing protein, whose translation MSNFEDLMRQMNEQMRTDSSVFVQDPNNPQRLMITDERALFGRDLNIIERQMVANILSMDNYAWSRGSRGGLATGFDLFDELIEGGAQPGLILFAAAPNVGKSALMLQICKQMAERNDRVYVSYHSLDDSNNELMPRYIACDQRITIAQAKMPERFSEQKDILEKRNEGLKNLFRRTDRFGMFDSNHTTSLEGMEQHIKDIIMTLPEGTRIVIAIDSFNDITVESEKFNNSDAKNTYVAKALKKWTVTYNAVVMCTAHLRKTGNKRPTVEDLKDTIELQYEANLICLLYSDVGVKEENAAVYWINEDEERKMPVIEMRIGKNKFGSFKGTRFYEFTPDWSYAVEAPIEDCRRYASLINQA comes from the coding sequence ATGAGCAATTTCGAGGATTTAATGCGGCAGATGAATGAACAGATGCGGACGGACAGCAGCGTTTTCGTGCAGGATCCAAACAATCCGCAGCGCCTCATGATTACCGATGAACGAGCGCTATTCGGCCGGGACCTCAATATCATTGAGCGGCAAATGGTGGCGAACATCCTAAGCATGGACAACTATGCATGGAGCAGGGGATCTCGAGGAGGCTTGGCTACAGGCTTCGATCTCTTCGATGAATTGATTGAGGGCGGAGCTCAGCCGGGGCTTATCCTCTTTGCTGCAGCACCAAACGTGGGTAAATCTGCCCTCATGCTTCAGATTTGCAAACAGATGGCCGAGCGGAATGACCGGGTTTATGTCTCGTATCATTCCCTTGATGACAGCAACAACGAGCTGATGCCACGTTATATTGCCTGTGATCAGCGGATTACAATCGCCCAAGCCAAGATGCCGGAACGCTTTTCTGAACAAAAAGACATCCTGGAAAAGCGCAACGAAGGGCTCAAGAATTTGTTTCGCCGCACGGATAGGTTCGGCATGTTCGATTCGAATCACACTACTTCTCTTGAAGGTATGGAGCAGCATATTAAGGACATCATCATGACGCTGCCCGAGGGAACACGGATCGTTATCGCCATCGACTCGTTCAACGATATTACTGTCGAGAGCGAGAAGTTTAACAACAGCGACGCCAAAAACACCTACGTGGCCAAGGCGCTCAAGAAATGGACCGTCACCTACAACGCAGTTGTCATGTGTACTGCCCATCTTCGTAAGACCGGCAACAAGCGGCCGACCGTCGAGGATTTGAAGGATACCATCGAGCTTCAATACGAGGCCAACCTGATCTGCCTGCTCTACAGCGATGTAGGCGTGAAGGAAGAGAATGCAGCAGTCTATTGGATTAACGAAGATGAGGAACGCAAGATGCCCGTTATTGAAATGCGTATCGGCAAGAACAAGTTTGGTAGTTTCAAGGGAACCCGGTTCTATGAGTTCACGCCGGACTGGTCGTATGCGGTTGAGGCGCCAATCGAGGATTGCCGACGATACGCATCCCTGATTAATCAAGCATAG
- a CDS encoding primase C-terminal domain-containing protein, giving the protein MNEQPAIFVECGADLPWVKDSKFTFTRKHYMTPQQVDEFRQKYNNAGVYMTMMQYINPVWYQNDKKKWLINAGESLKYGDFYLDFDYPLQTDDDFDKIKFDVSVAMRYLKLILAVEPDQVNLYFSGQKGIHLTVDAAVLGLQPHYSLNMIYKEIFNDIKKYCLHDTMDPKMYDDKRMFRMVNSFNIKGQRYKIPVTYQELTNMSLQDIRNLAMSPRQLRKPPPMLSQRAKLALEKYIKTWTDRANSRKEFSGRMRKLEELPICITTMLDKTFRETIDGRNNACAALASFFMQQGMEREEALARLVLWGEENCVPSLPSREVETTVHSVFNGQYRYGCETFKAASGVCDKVNCPLFRGKAIG; this is encoded by the coding sequence ATGAACGAACAGCCAGCCATATTCGTGGAGTGTGGAGCGGATCTGCCTTGGGTCAAAGACAGCAAGTTTACGTTCACTCGGAAGCACTACATGACACCTCAGCAAGTGGACGAGTTCCGGCAGAAGTACAACAATGCCGGCGTGTACATGACCATGATGCAATACATCAACCCAGTATGGTACCAAAATGATAAGAAGAAGTGGCTGATCAATGCTGGAGAGTCGCTGAAATACGGAGACTTCTACCTTGATTTCGATTACCCGCTTCAAACTGACGACGACTTCGACAAGATCAAATTCGACGTAAGCGTGGCGATGCGGTATCTGAAGCTGATCCTGGCCGTCGAGCCTGACCAAGTCAATCTCTACTTTTCCGGTCAGAAGGGGATCCATTTAACCGTGGATGCCGCCGTGCTCGGCCTGCAGCCGCACTACTCGCTGAACATGATTTACAAAGAGATCTTTAACGATATAAAAAAATACTGCCTGCATGACACGATGGACCCGAAGATGTATGACGATAAACGGATGTTCCGTATGGTCAACAGCTTCAACATCAAGGGCCAGCGTTACAAGATCCCGGTCACGTACCAGGAGCTTACGAACATGTCATTGCAGGATATTCGAAATTTGGCCATGTCGCCAAGGCAGCTCCGTAAGCCGCCGCCGATGCTCTCGCAGCGGGCAAAGCTCGCACTGGAGAAATACATCAAGACATGGACAGATCGAGCCAACAGCCGCAAAGAGTTCAGTGGCCGGATGCGCAAGCTCGAGGAGCTGCCGATCTGCATTACTACAATGCTGGACAAAACATTCCGGGAAACTATTGACGGCCGCAACAACGCATGCGCAGCACTTGCCAGCTTCTTCATGCAACAAGGGATGGAGAGGGAGGAGGCGCTTGCTCGCCTAGTTCTATGGGGTGAGGAAAACTGCGTTCCGTCGCTGCCGTCACGGGAGGTAGAAACAACCGTGCATTCGGTCTTTAACGGCCAGTATCGCTATGGGTGCGAGACATTCAAAGCAGCCAGCGGCGTGTGCGATAAAGTGAATTGCCCATTATTTAGAGGGAAGGCCATCGGATAA